One Keratinibaculum paraultunense genomic window carries:
- a CDS encoding RNA polymerase sigma factor: MDLKENVTNIINQYSDMVYKLALARTKNKSDAEDVFQEVFIRYMKNYHKIVSDEHCKA; the protein is encoded by the coding sequence TTGGATTTGAAAGAGAATGTTACAAATATTATCAATCAATATTCTGATATGGTTTATAAATTAGCTTTAGCAAGAACAAAAAACAAGTCAGATGCAGAAGATGTATTTCAGGAAGTATTTATTAGATATATGAAAAATTATCATAAAATTGTTTCTGATGAACATTGCAAGGCATAG
- a CDS encoding ribosomal protein L7/L12 produces the protein MEYISVILITFLFTIFNKNISALQRDQKRIESKLDRIIEHLGLPEPSKEKINDELKDELVKLIEANKKVKAIKRLRDVTGMELVEAKDYVDSL, from the coding sequence ATGGAATATATATCTGTAATTTTAATAACTTTTCTATTTACTATTTTTAATAAAAATATTAGTGCATTACAACGTGACCAAAAACGTATAGAATCAAAACTAGATAGAATTATTGAGCATCTTGGATTACCTGAACCATCTAAAGAGAAAATAAATGATGAGTTAAAAGATGAGCTAGTAAAACTTATTGAAGCAAATAAAAAAGTTAAAGCAATAAAAAGGTTAAGGGATGTTACTGGAATGGAATTAGTTGAAGCAAAGGATTATGTAGATAGTTTATGA
- a CDS encoding type II toxin-antitoxin system RelE family toxin — translation MKYNIKYEKACLKYLKRLDKNTQLRIIKAINQLPSGDVKKLQGDTEDYMLRVGKYRIVFSKDEKNLIINIIQIASRGEVYNR, via the coding sequence ATGAAATATAATATTAAATATGAAAAAGCTTGTCTTAAGTATCTAAAAAGGCTAGATAAAAATACTCAATTGAGAATAATTAAGGCTATAAACCAACTCCCGTCTGGGGATGTTAAAAAGCTACAAGGGGATACTGAAGATTATATGCTGAGAGTTGGTAAATATAGAATTGTATTTAGTAAAGATGAAAAAAACTTAATTATAAATATTATTCAAATTGCATCTCGAGGAGAAGTTTACAATAGATAA
- a CDS encoding SdpI family protein, translating to MFVFLLVMNSLIPVTMIIFGILWKSHPPKSINWAYGYRTSMSMKNNETWKFAHAHNAKIWRWVGIIWLIISIVVMFLFKDNYEVISIWITFIGLAIMILSLIPTEMALRKRFDKNGNLR from the coding sequence ATGTTTGTATTTCTTTTAGTGATGAATTCTTTAATTCCAGTTACGATGATTATATTTGGAATCTTATGGAAAAGTCATCCACCTAAAAGCATAAATTGGGCATATGGATATAGAACTTCAATGTCTATGAAAAATAATGAAACATGGAAGTTTGCTCATGCACATAATGCTAAGATTTGGAGATGGGTTGGAATCATCTGGTTAATAATTTCTATAGTTGTAATGTTTTTATTTAAAGATAATTATGAGGTTATATCTATATGGATTACCTTTATTGGATTAGCAATAATGATTTTATCATTAATACCAACTGAAATGGCACTTCGAAAAAGATTTGATAAGAACGGGAATTTGAGATAG